Proteins from a genomic interval of Paenibacillus sp. FSL H8-0048:
- a CDS encoding response regulator, with the protein MSISVMVIDDEWPALDHMKELLLQCEGISSVLTYDNPREALTAASELKPDVLFLDIQMPELSGLTFAEKLLPFSPDTDIVFVTAYRNYAVEAFDLSAMDYLLKPVDPSRLRKTWNKLLSKRLSPEAAGATAATGKATSFRLLGDYELISPLGLVKWRTHKAQELFAYLWIHRQGSVSLILNDVFPQWNYEKGKQYLHTTVYQIRTTLKKAALEDKIELTFGRENYRLESGGIEGDIEKFQEAAALALQTSRLEDMQQAAVLYTGDLLQSLDSLWVYSARDKYRRLYLKLLEQLTMGLMEAERPNEAEDYAVRLTELEPLEESYALRLIAIYYETAKPLRAQRKFAQFSESYIAETGDALPDWFVDEYQRLGK; encoded by the coding sequence ATGAGCATCTCTGTAATGGTAATTGATGACGAATGGCCGGCACTGGATCACATGAAGGAGCTGCTGCTCCAGTGTGAAGGAATATCCTCTGTCCTGACCTACGATAACCCGCGTGAAGCCCTCACTGCTGCTTCCGAGCTGAAGCCGGATGTTCTATTCTTGGACATCCAGATGCCGGAGCTGTCCGGTCTCACTTTTGCCGAGAAGCTGTTGCCCTTCTCTCCGGACACAGACATCGTATTCGTAACCGCCTACCGCAATTATGCTGTCGAAGCCTTCGACCTGTCTGCAATGGATTATCTGCTCAAGCCTGTTGATCCTTCGCGGCTGCGGAAGACCTGGAATAAGCTGCTCAGTAAGCGCCTATCGCCGGAGGCTGCCGGGGCAACCGCCGCAACCGGGAAGGCAACCTCGTTCCGGCTGCTGGGGGATTATGAGCTAATCAGCCCTCTGGGCCTGGTGAAGTGGAGGACACATAAGGCACAGGAATTATTTGCTTATCTGTGGATTCACAGGCAGGGCAGCGTCAGCTTGATTCTCAATGACGTGTTCCCGCAGTGGAACTACGAGAAGGGCAAGCAATATCTGCATACTACGGTCTACCAGATCCGCACCACCTTGAAGAAAGCCGCGCTGGAGGACAAGATTGAGCTGACCTTCGGCAGGGAGAATTACAGGCTTGAGTCGGGGGGAATTGAGGGAGACATTGAGAAATTCCAGGAAGCTGCCGCCCTTGCGCTGCAAACTAGCAGGCTTGAGGACATGCAGCAGGCCGCCGTCCTGTACACCGGTGACCTGCTCCAGTCGCTGGACAGCCTCTGGGTATATTCCGCCCGTGACAAATACCGCCGCCTGTACCTCAAGCTGCTGGAGCAGCTTACTATGGGATTGATGGAGGCTGAACGGCCTAACGAGGCCGAAGATTACGCCGTGCGCCTGACGGAGCTGGAGCCACTGGAGGAGAGCTACGCCCTGCGGCTGATCGCCATCTATTACGAAACCGCCAAGCCCCTGCGCGCCCAGCGCAAATTCGCCCAGTTCAGTGAGTCCTACATCGCAGAGACCGGCGACGCCTTGCCGGACTGGTTCGTTGATGAATACCAGCGGCTGGGTAAATAG
- a CDS encoding DsrE/DsrF/DrsH-like family protein has translation MGKKLNLLMFSGEYDKAMAGLILANAARDIEVEVTMFFSFWGLFLVRDPETMTLEDKSIYEKLMDVITPKGPEQLPLSRMNFSGLGKLMLEEMMEDQGAPKLIHFLKGARKKNIKFYACKLSVEIMGFKPEELLPEVEIIDAAAYLKDALESDIQLFI, from the coding sequence ATGGGCAAAAAACTGAATCTGCTGATGTTCAGCGGGGAGTATGACAAGGCGATGGCCGGGCTGATTCTGGCGAATGCAGCCAGGGATATTGAAGTGGAGGTTACGATGTTCTTCTCGTTCTGGGGGCTGTTTCTGGTCCGGGACCCGGAGACTATGACGCTGGAGGATAAGAGTATCTACGAGAAGCTGATGGATGTCATTACACCCAAGGGACCGGAGCAGCTGCCGCTCTCGCGGATGAACTTCAGCGGGCTTGGCAAGCTGATGCTGGAGGAGATGATGGAGGATCAGGGAGCACCGAAGCTGATCCATTTCCTGAAGGGCGCGCGCAAAAAGAACATCAAGTTCTACGCCTGCAAGCTCTCGGTGGAGATCATGGGCTTCAAGCCGGAGGAGCTTCTGCCCGAGGTGGAGATTATCGATGCCGCCGCATATCTGAAGGATGCGCTGGAGAGCGATATTCAGCTTTTCATCTGA
- a CDS encoding TVP38/TMEM64 family protein, giving the protein MFFLNIMSWLTEERLMQLLEQYRSFGPLPGVGLTFMKSFVPPLPTIAIVGLNGAVYGLWLGFLYSWIGLVAGCTVTFLIIRKIAGHPYLAKWAKRPKVAKAMTWVRQSGFSYVFLLSLFPVGPFVAINMAAGLAGMRLRSYLIALCAGKAIMVFAVSYIGNDVQRFIRHPVEIIYVLLFIGASLWGVKAIEARFARLARERELRGQAPLQRK; this is encoded by the coding sequence ATGTTCTTTCTAAATATTATGTCATGGCTGACCGAGGAGCGCCTGATGCAGCTGCTGGAGCAATACCGCTCGTTCGGGCCGCTGCCGGGTGTGGGGCTTACCTTCATGAAATCGTTCGTCCCCCCGCTGCCGACTATAGCGATTGTGGGGCTTAACGGAGCGGTGTACGGGTTATGGCTGGGGTTCCTGTATTCCTGGATCGGTCTGGTTGCAGGCTGCACGGTCACCTTCCTGATCATCCGCAAAATTGCCGGACATCCCTACCTCGCCAAGTGGGCCAAACGGCCCAAGGTAGCCAAAGCGATGACCTGGGTCCGCCAGAGCGGGTTCAGCTATGTGTTCCTGCTTAGTCTGTTTCCGGTGGGTCCGTTCGTGGCGATTAATATGGCGGCGGGGCTGGCCGGAATGCGGCTGCGTTCCTACCTGATTGCGCTGTGTGCCGGCAAAGCCATTATGGTATTTGCGGTATCCTACATCGGCAATGATGTGCAGCGGTTCATCCGCCATCCGGTGGAGATTATCTATGTGCTGCTGTTTATCGGAGCATCACTCTGGGGGGTTAAAGCGATTGAAGCCAGGTTTGCCCGGCTGGCGCGGGAACGGGAGCTGCGCGGCCAAGCGCCGCTACAGCGCAAATAA
- a CDS encoding ATP-binding protein, with protein MRTFDYNLLAKRMLALLCIGLLIAVVLIPLLSPSSNCNSPRSGWADLSTCTFDNSAVYPLEGEWEFYWQELLKPQDTLSGTAEAPAYMPVPGAWGRGSEATGFSRYGYATYRLLVQLPPEVPAFALKVSNIRNASEVYVNGERLGGSGTPGKARETTTPRNQPYSLTFHSRDNLAEILIHTSNFTYSNGGIAESIRIGTPAAIAAIDQRKRTYDTLLVAGFAFIGCYFIGQGLQRKEDKSSLQLAVYCFVIALYMLTHSEKLLFEYLPSLSYEGFSKLQAVSGVIGFYCVSSYTYSLFPALYSRLFKRICFVYALSFCTIVLFTTLPVYSRITGVLLAFSFISVCYTFYVMVKAAWRRESGSNYLLIGVIAAVMFTLSLVSNLFFGTELYATAPVAGPIFILAEGLFLSARHAHAYETIKQLSRQLERKDRDKDEFLLKTSAELRTPLNAIINVALSMHEGAGGPLSPSQREDIRLILGTGRRLAFLVRDILDYEQIKRQRISLQWGTVDIQGVASIVIEVFQFLNKKGSIRIKNHIPPGRFLVQADEQRLMQILYSLLDNALKFTDRGSVVIEAIWQEEFLSIAVTDTGKGIPEDQLEYIFRDYEQISEADSLETGGLGLSLAISRKLVELHGGSISVSSRVGRGSTFSFTLPGTQAEAAAAAQAEQTLPRPEYTQPEMLDDLWKYRSADPPQSSGQAAPYAPRILIVDDDYASLKALTNLLSLENYNITSRSSGKEALALLAEDRNFDLCMIDVMMPGMSGLALCRIIRQTYTPLDLPILMATAGQQLHFNEAAFRAGANDFIHKPYIWSDLKGRVNTLVQLRRSVSERLSSEIAMLRAQIKPHFLYNAINTIIWMSTRDTEKTQQLLYDLSHFLRGSFDFSNQETAIPFEKELELIEAYLSLEQARFGKRLNAEYHIEVSEFPLPPLIVQPIVENAVRHGLMEKIDGGTVIISTRQEGDDILITVSDNGKGMSDEQLASWMKDDYRSPHGEGTGIGLRNINRRLLTQFGRPLILTRGASGGIDVLITIPWKEEVF; from the coding sequence ATGAGAACATTTGATTATAATCTGCTGGCCAAAAGAATGCTCGCCCTGTTATGCATAGGCCTGCTCATCGCAGTGGTGTTGATTCCCCTGCTCAGCCCCTCATCTAACTGCAACAGCCCACGGTCAGGTTGGGCCGATTTGTCCACCTGCACCTTCGATAATTCTGCCGTCTACCCGCTTGAAGGGGAATGGGAATTCTATTGGCAGGAGCTGCTGAAACCGCAGGATACCTTATCCGGAACAGCAGAGGCACCGGCCTATATGCCTGTGCCGGGCGCATGGGGCCGGGGATCGGAGGCTACCGGCTTCTCCCGCTACGGATATGCAACCTACCGTCTGCTGGTTCAGCTGCCGCCGGAGGTTCCTGCCTTCGCCCTCAAGGTGAGCAATATCCGCAATGCCAGCGAGGTATATGTGAATGGTGAGCGGCTGGGCGGAAGCGGAACACCGGGGAAAGCCCGGGAGACTACCACGCCGCGCAACCAACCGTATTCCCTGACTTTTCACAGCAGGGATAACCTGGCGGAGATTCTGATACATACATCCAATTTCACCTATTCAAACGGAGGCATTGCCGAATCTATCCGGATTGGCACTCCCGCTGCTATAGCTGCCATCGATCAGCGGAAACGGACCTACGACACTTTGCTGGTGGCAGGCTTTGCTTTTATCGGCTGCTATTTCATCGGCCAGGGCTTGCAGCGCAAAGAGGACAAGTCTTCGCTCCAGTTGGCCGTCTACTGCTTCGTGATCGCTCTCTATATGCTGACTCACAGTGAGAAGCTGCTCTTCGAGTACCTTCCATCCCTCTCCTATGAAGGATTCAGCAAGCTGCAGGCGGTGTCGGGTGTAATCGGATTCTATTGCGTGTCCAGCTATACTTATTCCTTATTTCCCGCACTCTATTCCCGGCTCTTCAAACGGATCTGCTTCGTATATGCCTTGAGCTTCTGCACCATTGTACTGTTCACCACACTGCCTGTATATTCGCGGATTACCGGGGTGCTGCTGGCCTTCAGCTTCATCTCTGTCTGCTATACCTTCTATGTCATGGTAAAAGCCGCCTGGCGGAGGGAAAGCGGCTCTAACTATCTGCTGATCGGTGTGATTGCCGCAGTCATGTTCACCTTGTCTTTAGTCAGCAATCTGTTCTTCGGTACTGAACTCTATGCCACTGCGCCGGTAGCCGGTCCGATCTTCATTCTTGCCGAGGGACTGTTCCTGTCTGCGCGCCATGCCCATGCCTATGAGACCATTAAGCAGCTGTCCCGGCAGCTGGAGCGCAAGGACAGGGACAAGGACGAGTTCCTGCTGAAGACCTCCGCCGAGCTGCGTACGCCGCTGAATGCCATCATTAACGTAGCGCTATCCATGCATGAGGGAGCCGGAGGACCGCTAAGCCCCTCCCAGCGGGAGGATATACGGCTGATTCTCGGTACTGGCAGAAGGCTGGCCTTCCTGGTCAGGGATATTCTTGATTACGAGCAGATCAAGCGCCAGCGCATTAGCCTGCAATGGGGGACCGTCGATATCCAGGGTGTGGCTTCCATTGTCATTGAGGTCTTCCAGTTCCTGAACAAAAAAGGCAGCATCCGCATCAAAAATCATATCCCGCCGGGCCGTTTCCTGGTCCAGGCCGATGAACAGCGGCTGATGCAGATCCTCTATAGCCTGCTGGATAATGCACTGAAATTCACGGACCGCGGCAGCGTGGTCATTGAGGCCATCTGGCAGGAGGAGTTCCTCTCCATTGCTGTAACCGATACCGGAAAGGGCATTCCCGAGGATCAGCTGGAGTATATCTTCCGCGACTATGAGCAGATCAGCGAGGCCGATTCCCTTGAGACCGGCGGCCTCGGGCTGAGCCTTGCGATTAGCCGTAAGCTGGTAGAGCTGCATGGCGGGAGCATCTCCGTCTCTTCCCGGGTTGGCCGGGGCAGCACATTCTCCTTCACACTTCCGGGCACCCAGGCGGAAGCTGCCGCTGCCGCCCAAGCAGAGCAGACACTCCCGCGGCCAGAGTACACCCAGCCAGAGATGCTGGATGACCTCTGGAAATACCGGTCGGCTGATCCGCCGCAGTCCAGCGGACAAGCTGCGCCCTATGCGCCGCGTATCCTGATCGTGGATGACGATTATGCGAGCCTCAAGGCACTGACCAACCTGCTGTCGCTGGAGAATTACAATATCACAAGCCGCAGCAGCGGCAAGGAGGCACTGGCCCTGCTGGCTGAAGACCGGAATTTCGATCTCTGCATGATCGATGTCATGATGCCCGGAATGTCGGGCCTTGCGCTGTGCAGGATCATCCGCCAGACCTATACCCCGCTGGACCTGCCGATCCTGATGGCCACGGCCGGGCAGCAGCTTCACTTCAACGAGGCGGCGTTCCGCGCCGGAGCCAATGATTTTATCCATAAGCCTTATATCTGGAGCGATCTGAAGGGACGGGTCAACACGCTGGTTCAACTACGGCGATCTGTCTCCGAGCGGCTCAGCTCGGAGATCGCCATGCTGCGTGCACAGATCAAGCCGCATTTTCTGTACAACGCCATTAATACAATTATCTGGATGAGTACGCGTGACACCGAGAAGACACAACAGCTGCTATACGATCTGAGCCATTTCCTGCGCGGCAGCTTCGACTTCAGCAACCAGGAGACTGCCATTCCGTTCGAGAAGGAGCTGGAGCTGATCGAAGCCTATCTGTCGCTGGAGCAGGCCCGGTTCGGGAAGCGGCTGAATGCCGAGTATCATATTGAGGTCAGTGAATTCCCGCTGCCGCCGCTGATTGTGCAGCCCATCGTGGAGAACGCCGTCCGTCACGGACTGATGGAGAAGATCGACGGAGGAACGGTAATCATCTCCACCCGGCAGGAGGGGGATGATATCCTGATCACCGTCTCGGACAACGGGAAGGGAATGAGCGATGAACAGCTAGCCTCATGGATGAAGGATGATTACCGTTCTCCGCATGGCGAAGGCACCGGAATCGGCCTGCGGAACATTAACCGCCGGCTGCTCACACAGTTCGGACGTCCGCTGATTCTTACACGGGGAGCCAGCGGAGGTATAGATGTACTGATTACAATCCCATGGAAGGAAGAGGTCTTCTGA
- a CDS encoding aminotransferase class V-fold PLP-dependent enzyme → MLSIHRAAAADAPSSLQEHFAAFREHTVGSRHLISTPYGRQPLLYADWTASGRLYEPIERKIQESFGPYVSNPHTDSNTTGLTMTLAYHEARSIIRQHVNAAPADALLFCGNGTTGAVNKLLRIMGLKLPEWLNQETLCAPEERPVIFVSHMEHHSNLLPWQESFGDVVTVPSGPGGEVDLQRLGELLQLYRNRRFKIGSFTACSNVTGIETPYHQLASLMHRHDGVCFVDFAASAPYQEINMHPADPQEKLDAIFFSPHKFLGGPGTGGVLLFDTALSNGRLPDEPGGGTVVWVNRWGGRRYIDDVEVREDGGTPGFLQAIRTALCVKLKEQMNGTGQYMIVREQELCRKLLSGLVQIPGCSVLEGTHRKRHGIVSFTLKEIHYNLAVRLLNDRFGIQARGGCSCAGPYGHQLLGLNPAQSQAFIQAIHAGDQSLKPGWVRLSLHPIMTDREIEHMVFAVQSIVSNIAEWSKDYRYNAVTNSWPHTGERGVTEGVEEIRELFAL, encoded by the coding sequence GTGCTGAGTATCCACCGCGCCGCTGCGGCAGACGCGCCGTCTTCACTGCAAGAGCATTTCGCGGCATTCCGTGAGCACACTGTCGGCAGCCGCCATCTGATCTCCACCCCCTATGGACGGCAGCCGCTGCTGTATGCCGACTGGACGGCCAGCGGCCGCCTGTATGAGCCGATTGAGCGCAAAATACAGGAGAGCTTCGGCCCCTATGTCAGCAATCCGCATACTGATTCCAATACCACGGGCCTGACCATGACCCTGGCTTACCATGAAGCACGGAGCATCATCCGGCAGCATGTGAATGCCGCCCCCGCAGATGCCCTGCTCTTCTGCGGCAACGGCACCACCGGCGCGGTGAACAAGCTGCTGCGGATCATGGGCCTGAAGCTGCCGGAATGGCTGAACCAGGAAACCCTCTGCGCACCGGAGGAGCGCCCGGTTATCTTCGTCAGCCATATGGAGCATCATTCCAATCTGCTGCCCTGGCAGGAGAGCTTCGGCGATGTGGTTACCGTTCCCTCCGGGCCGGGCGGAGAGGTGGATCTGCAGCGGCTCGGGGAGCTGCTGCAGCTCTACCGGAACCGCCGCTTCAAAATCGGCTCCTTCACCGCCTGCTCCAATGTCACCGGCATCGAGACCCCGTATCATCAGCTTGCCTCACTCATGCACCGGCATGACGGGGTATGCTTCGTGGATTTTGCAGCAAGCGCCCCTTATCAGGAGATCAATATGCATCCGGCAGACCCGCAGGAGAAGCTGGATGCCATCTTCTTCTCGCCGCATAAATTCCTCGGTGGCCCGGGAACCGGCGGCGTGCTGCTGTTCGACACCGCGCTCAGCAACGGCCGGCTGCCGGATGAGCCCGGCGGCGGCACCGTGGTATGGGTGAACCGCTGGGGCGGACGCCGCTACATCGATGATGTGGAAGTGCGCGAGGACGGGGGCACTCCCGGCTTCCTGCAGGCGATCCGCACTGCCCTTTGCGTGAAGCTGAAGGAGCAGATGAACGGAACCGGACAATATATGATCGTCCGCGAACAGGAGCTATGCCGGAAGCTGCTCTCGGGGCTGGTGCAGATTCCCGGCTGCTCCGTGCTGGAGGGCACACACCGCAAGCGGCATGGCATTGTCTCCTTCACGCTGAAGGAGATTCATTACAATCTCGCGGTACGGCTGCTGAATGACCGCTTCGGCATTCAGGCACGCGGCGGGTGCTCCTGCGCCGGTCCGTACGGCCATCAGCTGCTCGGGCTGAACCCGGCGCAATCCCAGGCGTTCATCCAGGCGATCCATGCCGGGGACCAGTCGCTGAAGCCGGGCTGGGTCCGCCTGTCCCTGCACCCGATCATGACGGACCGGGAGATAGAGCACATGGTCTTCGCTGTACAGTCTATCGTCAGTAATATTGCTGAATGGAGTAAGGATTACCGCTACAATGCGGTCACCAACAGCTGGCCTCATACCGGAGAGAGAGGCGTTACAGAAGGTGTGGAGGAGATCCGTGAATTATTTGCGCTGTAG